The nucleotide window CGAAGAGTATCGATCATCTGCGTTCAAACTAGCCCACAAGCCACCTTTGACATACTTCAACCCTTTATTAAGAGCATAGTACATCCCTTCATCGCTTTCTGAAACAAAGGCAGATAATTGATCTCTATATTCGTTTATTATGTTAACAGTTGAATCCGAAGACCCCCCGTCAATAACAATATATTCAAAATTCTCATAATCCTGAGAAAGTACACTTTCAATACAGCCTCTTATTACACTCTCTGCGTTATAAACAACCGTTACAATTGTTATTCTAGGCAACATATTCAGAACCCCTTACAAAAACACTTCAACTTCTATCATAACTACCCAAATAACAATCTATAAAAAAATCACAAGCATCACTTTTAATATTATTAAACACTACAATAACGCAAACAGAGATTTTTTATTCTATGCATTACTTAATCTAAGCAACTATATACATCTGATCCAGATCATCACAGACGATAAGCAAAACCTTATAGAGTTCACTCATACTCAACAACACTTTAAAAAATTATTTCTTCTCTAACTTCACAGCTGTACTTTTCAAAAATAGCACTGCAATAACAGAGGTCTAGTATTTATAATATTAAGCAAACTTCTCATTGGACACTTTCACAAATCGTCAACCCCCTTTAGATAGAGCACGCAATTATAAGCCACCTGATAAATTAAATATTTTGCATCTTTCACACCGATAATATCCAACCAGCTTCTTACAGGATAACCTCACCACTCCTTTTTAAACAATGCAAAATTCTGAAATGAATTACATTTAATTTTTAACTTAACCTCATCTTCACACTGCCACCACTTCATGGTCTGCAGATAAGAAATTTCTTCTTTATCAAACCTGTATCCTATATTATGGGCAGGTACGCCTCCTACAATTTCAAAATCAGCCACATTTTTTGTTACCACACTACCTGCAGCAATCACGGCCCCGTCACCTATGAATACACCATCCATAACGATAGCATTAGCACCAATCCATACATCGCCACCAATCATAATCGTCTCTATTTCACTAAAACCTGAGCCCTCTGAAAAACTTAGGCCGCATTGTGTATTTGCTGAATAAAAGGCTGGATGGGTTGAAACAAAATCTCTTACTGGGTGGCGCCCTAAGCCAATTCTAACGCCAGGACCTATCGAGCAAAAATTACCAACTATCACATTATTAATTCTACTATCAGC belongs to Amphritea atlantica and includes:
- a CDS encoding CatB-related O-acetyltransferase, producing MIKKLIKKIIFFYKYRGKKVVIKGDADFSCKFKGNNVVGKRTEINNTELGFCSYVAADSRINNVIVGNFCSIGPGVRIGLGRHPVRDFVSTHPAFYSANTQCGLSFSEGSGFSEIETIMIGGDVWIGANAIVMDGVFIGDGAVIAAGSVVTKNVADFEIVGGVPAHNIGYRFDKEEISYLQTMKWWQCEDEVKLKIKCNSFQNFALFKKEW